CCATGAATGCTAAGGAGGGATTACTTGTCATCCTagagcatcagaactcccagcaacAGCCACTGTGCAGACGGCCATTACTGTGGCTGGATGGCACTCACATGGAGAGCATctaatcggagtgggtggtatcagggtggctTTGTGCATGTAGTGGTCATTTTGTTTGACGTATGCAGAAGGATCATAAAGACAACCGCACCAATACCGGCGCCTTTATTCTGGCTTTCGagggagataccctcccagagaatgtCAAGGACATGGTGTTACCGATGTGACTTGAAGTTGTACGTCTAGCTACCCGTGAGGTGCTTTtggtgcttgcgttttgggcatgTATCATCCTGCTGTATGGCAGGGCCCTGTGTGTGACTGTGGACACCCGTtgcatgagggaagcccctgtgttccgcCACCTGTGTGTATAACTAGTCATGACTGCCACTCTCAACcatcaccagattgcccagtttacaagaaagaagagaagatacCAGATCATAACTCCCTCAATCGTCTACCTTACACTGAGGCTTGTCAGAAAGATGACAGACTCCACCCAGTGTTGATCTCGTCTGCTTTTGCCTGTGCTACGTCCTTTTCCCCTCCTACTTCTTCCTTACCcagtcccctccccctctcccctccccctcctcctcctctacagTTCCCATGCCCTCCCTTCTGGGTGCTGCTCCCCTTCCCCGGCCAAAAGAGTACCCCCATTCTTCGGTATCAGCCAGTGATGGGGCTTCTTCCCAGGAGCCCTCCCCCTCTGACGTCTCTCAGGCTGGAGGCCTACAACCACAAATCGGATATGGGGTGCACAGTGTGTCATCTGCTCTCTCTCCATTCctgatcttgcagaagcctgctctccttctgtgccctgccctcctcaATCTCCGAAAGAGAAAAAGGAACATaagccccctccccacccccaactcCACTATGGTGCCCCCGGAGGTGCCAACATTTCCCTTGCAATTTGTGTCTGACATCTTATTTGTGGATGTCATCCCATCATCATTGGGGATGGATGGTGACTCAGCAACATGATTGGTTCCAATCTGTTCGTCACCCATTTGGATACCTGCTGTGTGATCATCCAGTGGAACTGTAATGGCTTCTGCCATCACCTCCCAGCTGTACAGTCCCCTATTGCCATTTACTTGGCAGCTTCTgttgttctccaggaatctcattttactaatAATCACTCACCAAACACTAAATGCCCCATTGGATGACCAAGGCagtgctggatggacgacctggcgaaggacctagcagccctgggaattgaagacacctggagaaaattgccacaaaacaggaaggaatggaggcagtttgtggaagcagcacgtggtctgcagggcctgtgattgcTGGATATCTATCTGTCTCACCttttgtggggcagtgctttttcATCTAGCCTTGGCTCCTCACTGTCCAATTTCTTGTGGACCAAGACcagtgccttcttaatgatggttcccctatGTGTTTAAGTGCTGCATATGacactttctttgccattaatctatcactctcttcccctctccttcttcctttctCCTGCTCCCTTCCCAATGACCTGGTTATTCCTCTTGGCTTTCCATCATGCTGATTGGCCTCTGTATACAGGTGGTGTTTCCACCTTTTTTGGCAGGGTGCATTGATGAAGTCTTTTGTGATCTGTCTGATAAGATAATCTGCACTGCCGGCATTGCCATTCCCCGCTTGATGAGCCCCATTCACTGTCTGCCCTGCTGTAGTGGTTATTGCCACTGCTATCTCTGATTGTCATCGTGCCTTGAAACATCTGAAACAGCACCCGTCTTCCACCGGTCTTATTGCCTTTAAAAGTGTTTATGCCAAAGCCCATTACTTAATCAAACATATCAAACAGGTATGTTGGGAAAACTTAGTCTCCTCTCTAGAGTCGTGTGTAGTTTCATCATGGATGTGGGTTACACTCCACACCCGCCAGGGTTGTCAGCAGCAGTAATCCATTCCAGGCACTACCCTTCCAGATGGGCTTTGTACAGATCCATTATTTACTGCGAAACACCTCGCGACCCATTTTGCAACGGCATTGGCATTAGCCTTCTATCTGGCTGCCTTCCTCCCCTGGAAAAAGTGGGCAGAAGCTTCCCatttatgttttaccccttgtcaggcaGAATCCTGTAATGAACTGTTTACTGAATGGAAGCTGCTTCTAGCATTCTCTTCTTCTCATGATTCAGCTCCTGACCCTAATTCCATCCACAACCAATTGTTTCAACACCTCAGTCCTCCACAACGCCATTATCTCCTCCACGTGTTTAACCATATTTTTCTCCAAGAAATTTTCTCCTCTCAGTGGAGGGACAGTATTGTggttcttgtccttaagccgagCAAGGATCCGTCGTTCCTTTATAGTACAGACCTATCAGCCTGACCAGTGTTCCatgtaagttacttgaatggatggtggcTCGTCAGCTCAGTTGGGTCATTGAATCTCAGAACCTTTTATCTTCTTGCCAGTGGGGCTTTCAAGAGGCATGGTCTCCGATCGATCTTTTGCTTCAATTAGAAATCGCATTTAGATAGGCCTTTTCTCAGTGGGGCCATCTTGTCACAGTTTTCTGCAATCTTTGTGAGGCCTACGACAttgcttggtgccatcacatcctCCTTGCacttcatgagtggggtcttcggagCTCTCCATGACCCAGGGGAATGGCATTCCACAGGACTCAGTATTAAGTGTCCTTTCTTTCTTGATCGCTGTTAATGGACTCGTGGCCTCCGCCAGAGCGTTGATaaccactgttctgtatgtggataaTTTCTGTATTTGGACTAGCTCTTACTCAGTGGCCTCTGGAGAACAACAGCTCCAGGGTGTCATCCAGTGGGCTTCCATGTGGACACTCTCGCACAGTATTCAATTCTCTCCCCTTAAGTCAAGGGTAGTGCATTTCTGTCACCGCACTACAGCCCTTCCTGATTCGAAGCTCTAACTCAATACCCAGTGCCTGGCTCTAAATCCACTGATCATGTGGGCTATGCCTTCAAAACTTCTGTTGGCACGGAACACCATCCCTTGCCTGCCACATGtagggtgtttactgcagaattgatggccatCTTTTGGACCCTCATTTTTATTAAATAGTCCTGCCTCACCTGACTTGGTATGGACAGACTCAATGAGTTGCCTTCAGACATGGTGTTTTTCCTGCCACCCTTGGTGTCTACCATCCACAACCTTCTTGCTGATCTTGGTGATGCCGCTTGTTTGGTTGATTTCCTTTGGATTCCTTGCCACATAAGTATCtcgggcaatgaacttgctgatcatCTGGCTGGGAGGGAGTGGGGGGGTCGACTACCTACCCTCCGTTCTCGCTGACCCCTCTGGCAGCAGATTTATGGCTATGCATCAGTTTTTGCTCTGTCGTGGGTTGactcttgggaggctacccccttgtctaataaacttcgtgccatcaAGGAGACTCCCATCATGTGGCATTCTTACCTCTGCCACTCCCGTTGGGAATGTCCCATCCTCTGCTGTCTTCGTATTGGCCATACTAGGCTGACCCATGCTTTTCTACCTCCGCACAATGAGCTGTGAGTGTAGCCGCATCCTGGGCCATCGCAAGGAATTTTTCATGTATGTCTAATGTTTTCCTCAAGCTGGAAACAATACATTTCTTGGTTATTGAATTTGTGGTCAGTACCTATTGATAGACGCAACAGAGCCTCCGTGTTGGTGTGTTGAGCAGTGGGCTGATAGTGGATTTCATAATGGTAATTTTCTCTAAAACAGCACCCATGAATATAATTTTTGCACTGTATTAGCTGGTAGGTTTGCTTGGGATGCTGTAAATGCAGTTAGACGCTTGTGGTTCATGACCATGTGGAATTTTGTTTCATATAAgaaaagtcgagggacatcaaagggaagcagtggttgggaagggagtaagacagggttgtagcctgtccccgatgttgttcaatctgtatattgagcaagcagtaaaggaaacaaaagaaaaattcggagtaggtattaaaattcatggagaagaaataaaaactttgaggttcgctgatgacattgtaattctgtcggagacagcaaaggacttggaagagcagttgaatggaatggacagtgtcttgaaaggaggatataagatgaacatcaacaaaagcaaaacaaggataatggaacgtagtctaattaagtcgggtgatgctgagggaattagattaggaaatgaggcacttaaagtagtaaaggagttttgctatttggggagcaaaataactgatgatggtcgaagtagagaggatataaaatgtaggctggcaatggcaaggaaagcgtttctgaagaagagaaatttgttaacatcctgtatagatttaagtgtcaggaagtcatttctgaaagtattcgtatggagtgtagccatgtatggaagtgaaacatggacgataaataatttggacaagaagagaatagaagctttcgaaatgtggtgctacagaagaatgctgaagattagatgggtagatcacataactaatgaggaagtattgaataggattggggagaagagaagtttgtggcacaacttgaccagaagaagggatcggttggtaggacatgttctgaggcatcaagggatcaccaatttagtattggagggcagcgtggagggtaaaaatcgtagagggagaccaagagatgaatacactaagcagattcagaaggatgtaggttgcagtaggtactgggagatgaaaaagcttgcacaggatagagtagcatggagagctgcatcaaaccagtctcaggactgaagaccacaacaacaacaacataagaaaaGCTAGAATTTTTTGATACCGTAAAGCAAAAGTAGTTGCTTCTGTTTGATTTGACTGTAATTTACGTGAGTTGCTTTTAGTGTTTTGGACATCTATGCAATCATTtgttgagtgcctgaaatgtgaaGCACTCATCATAATAGATtttgtcatcatcattatcttcatctTGTACAGCTTTCCGCCACTGGCAGTGTCTGCTTTGAACACAAGTGCTTCTATTTCTCTGGTCTTCTCACTCCCATCTCTGAGCCATTATTCACACTCAGTTTTCTTCTCGCTTCCAAGTGCGTTCTTCCACTTCTTTTAATCATTTATCTCTTGTCGTTCCCAGTACCCTTTTCCCCTCCATTTTTAATCGTGCATCTTCCCAGGCATCCATGATATACTAATAACACACAAGGATTTGAGTTTCTCATTACCACTTTTGTGTCATAGCCTGACACTACTACACAGTTACTATTGCAAACGACACATCTTTTTGGAAAGAAAGACCAGACTCATACGTTGATGGCCGAACATGCAGTACAGGACGAATGTTAAGATTGCAAGCGATGTGAAATCAAATTCGTGCCAATAAGCAAAGCCAAAACCATCAAAACAGTGTCATAGTCAATTAGTTCCGAATCAAAGTCTAGGTCTAAAAAAGCGAAGTAAGAAGTTATCAGCATAACAGAGGTTTCAATGGTGAGAAAAAATTTCTGATCTAACTGCTGGACGAGGTATTTATTTCCTGCAGCAGACCAACTGACAACCACATGTGATATGTTTTCAGTGGCATCAGTACTCACAGCAGACACTGGTGGGATGATTTGCTACACGTACTGACACTGTCTACATATGCTGACACTCTCTGAGTTAGTTTTGGTATCACTGGAGTGACAGGATATTAGAGGAACTATCGGAGCATTTGCTTCAAGTTATTTAGGGTAACATAATTCTGGATCAGGATTTGAACCTCCACCCTCGAAAATGCGAGGCCAAATTCTGTGCTACCTTGTTCATTGGACATGATTTTTATCTAGTAATGCAGTAAAAGTAATACATTCTGTTGTATAGGTTGACCTCTGTTTATTAGTATAAAGAAACATGAAGTTCAGACAAATctcgttattttaatttcttattataAATAGTAGCCTACTTAAAGAAGAAAAGAtactaataaaaataataagaacATTAAGATTTGATATCATTGCTCTATAAAGTGAACTGCATCCAATTAATTAGTGATTGTTAATTACTGATTATCATTACAAACTTAGAGCCCAAGAAAACGCGAAACTTGCCAGACTACAAGATACACAGTAGTGACAAGTTGTGTTTGCAGTACCATTTATCCCCAATACACAAGTCTCCATTTACGTCCAAGCTCTGAAAACAATTATGAAATTCATGACAGAGGTTACCACATACTGCTCTTTCTTATTGTTGCATTTGCACACAATGTGCGGGAAACATTGCTGCTtaaatgcttgtgtgtgtgtgtgtgtgtgtgtgtgtgtgtgtgtgtgtgtgtgtgtgtgtgcgtgtgtacacatctacatctacgtgattactctgctattcacaataaagtgcctggcagagagttcagtgaactaccttcaagctgtctctctgccattccactctcgaacagcatgcaTGAAAAATGAGCAATTAAATAATGTAGTAATTAGTCTAAtctgtatattcctagattcctcatttaTCATTGGTTCTTGATACTTTGAAAGTAGGTTTTTGGTGGTTAGTCAATTCTATCCTTGTGTGTCTCCCACttcagattttcaatatttctgtgaTGGTCTCATGtcagtcaaataaacctgtgatcaTTGCTTCTGCCCTTCTTGTTATGCATTCAGCATCCCCACACCTGTGGCCGAAGGGTAGCGTCCTTGACTTATACCCAAAATGTCCCGAGTccaagtctgaaaagggaaatgcacagATTTTGTGaggatcagtgaaatgaaattcAAAGAATATGAGGATCTCTGGTCAAACAAATATAGGGTAATCTCAACAGCATAAAAATGGGATCATGGTAGTAAGGTTCATTGTGTGTAAGGATGTGCAAGGATATAAGGCAAAGAGTgactttctgtgaacagttcagtgattgtaCTGTTCTCTTCAGAGTTGATGACAGGCGGATGCCAAAAAATACTAATTCATTTCTTGTCTAGCATTTTGAGCATGTTGATGCAGGTTCTGCAACTATAGTGTCGATTTTCAATAAAATTCCAGCACCAATagcactttaatttttattttaaaagttataCCAGTTTTGGCCCCCGAAGGCTGGTACCCAGTTACTATACATCAGAGGTCCTGAGAGAACATAGACTAACTCttggtttttaaaataaaacataaactgcAGCTGATTCTGGCATTTTATCCACAGTAATaattcagttatacatgccgatgtcacatGTTGAAgttgaagaagagagagagaaaatatataaagatattgaatgagtaattcagtTTGTAAAGCAAGATGAAAAATGTAATAATCTTGGGTGATTGGAACGTGAaagtaggggaaggagtggaagacaGAGTTACGTGAGAATATGGGTCCAGTAGTAGGAATGCAAGAGGAGAAAggcttgagttctgcaataaattttagccagtaatagtgaatacactgttcaaaaatcacaagagttaAAAATACACTAAGAAAAGGCCTGAACATGTGAAGACtctagctggattacatcatggtcagagaaagattgcaaaatcagatactggattgtaaggtgtacccaggagcagatatagactgagatcgcAATTTATTAATGTTGAAGAGTAGACTGCAGTTCTAGAGACTCATCTGGAAGACTTACtgggaaagaagtgggatactaaagTAATGAGGAATGATTAgctacatttgaagttctctgtaGCTGTAGACATTgcagtaagcagttcagttgaagaggaatggacatctgtaaataGGGAAATCCCTGAACTTGTAAAAGCTGACATAGGTACAAGGTGTGAAGAAATCATGGATAAGAGAAGAAATATGTCAGCTGatcaaaggaaatacaaaaatgttctgggaaagacATGAACAGCAGTagaagtcacttaagaatgaaataaacaggaagccaTAGGTaacatttgtttgaaatttctaaaaccattgggggaaatcCCAACAAAATGTGTACTCAAGTTGGTTTTTAGAATCAGTGAGACTGAtcagtctttcagaaaattaccatTGCCACAATCCTGATGATAACAAGAGCAAATAAGAGGGATAACTATTGCATGGGCATCTTAACAGGTCATGCCAGTTCtctaacaagaataatacacagaagaatgggaaagaaaattgaggatccattacatgatgttcagtttgtcttgtagaaagataaaggcaccagagaggcagttctgacgttccaATTTATAATGGTAGTGAGCCATAAGAAAAATCAAGAGAGCTTCATAGGATCTGTTGACTTAAAAAAAGTGTTCGGCAATGTTAAATGGTGcagattctgagaaaaacaggaacAATCTAGGAAAAGACAGatggctacttaccataaagaatacacatcaagttgcagacttTTAGAAATttcaaatgaatgttatttacagcttcctgtttattttattcttaAGTGACTTCTACTGTTGTTCAtgtctcttaattgtgcctgtctgctattTCACATGTTGTttttacaataagtagcaatctgccttttcctacatttttgatattcctacctggtgtTTCCATTGCTTgaggaaagtaggagtaagctagaGGGAAAGCCAGGGTACTATACTGTATGTACAAGcaccaagaggaaaaaataagaatggaagaccaagaacattTTGCTTGGATTATAAAGGGTTTAtggcagggatgcagtcttccgCCCTTATTGTTCAGTCTGTATGCTGAAGAAGCAAAgtcgggaataaaagaaaggttcaagagtggcattaaaattcaagataAAAGAATGTTGGTGATAAAACTTGCCAATATCATTGCTGTTTTCAGTGGAAGTGAGGAAGGATTACAGGACCTGTTGCATGGAATATGGattagagtaaactgaagaaagaccgaaataatgaggagtagcagaaattaaATTAGTGATGAACTTGACATCAAAATTGGAGACTATTAAGTAGATTAActcaaggaattctgctatgtttgaagtaaaataaaaccacgacagacgaagcaaggacacAAAAACTagactatcacaggcaaagagggcattcattcttggccaaaagaagtctgttagtatcaaacatatccCTTaacatgagaaagaaatttctgagaatgtacatttggagtgcAGCATAGTACGGTGGAAAATGAGATACAAggagaatcaaagtgtttgatACCTGGTGCTGTAGGTGAATGTAATGGGGTGATGACATAAGGAATGCTTTAGTTCTCTGCTGAATACATGAAGGAAGGAACAAgcagaaaacagtgacaaaaaggaGGGACAGTGCAGTAGGATACATTTTAATATATTAGGGgtaacttccatcgtactagaactgtagagggtaaaaattgtagggaaagacagagattagtACACaactagcaaataattgagaatgtagggtGTAaggggctactctgagatgatgagattGGCGCAATTGAAGAATTTACAGTGGGCCACATCAAACTCCTCTGAAGATTAGTGACTTTGTTAGTCTCATTCATTATGCCCTACACAATCAGAAGCTTGATATTAAATGAATATATACATTTCTATTCAGCATACCAAACAAGCCAAGTGAGGCAGTGCaggtggactcacatttgggacaATGGTGGTTTAAATCCATCCCGCTATTCAAAATTAGGTTTTATGCGGTTTACCTAAGTTATTTATTGTTGCTACAAAGAAGATATGGCCGATTTCTTTCCTCATTCTTTCCAAATCTGAGCTTGTGTCCCATCCCTAATGACCTCATCCATCCTTTCTTTTGTTGAAATAAACTTTTCAGATGTTCCATAAGTTAACTCATTCTCTCTTCCTCTGGAACGGAAAGGAATTTTTTGGGGGTCGTAAAGTTAATATTATTGTATGATTTGTCACCAGGCAGATTAATTACCTGCTTTAGATGCCCTAAATCACCAGTGAGGCTGACCGTGTACATGAGAAAGATTAATTAACATTATCTGTTGTCTTTATTCACTTCTGTGTAAACAGGAGGCAGCTGATAATTACTGTGCCCAATTCATTTGAATGTAAGCACAGGGCTTAGCACATTGGACTTGTCTTCAGGATTACAGTGGTTCAAATTCCCACCtagcaatccagatttaggttttccatgatttctctgaaCCGCTTAAgacaaatggcaggatggttccgtgaaaagggcacagccaatttatTTCCTCATTCCTCTGTAATCCAAGCATTTGCTTTGGATCTGATGAACTTATCAGCAGGATGTTAACCTCTCATCTTCTTTTTATTCCCATTTTTTTTCAATTGAACATATCGAAAGAGTTTACTGGCACGATTGACTATAAGAAATTAAGTTAGACTACTTTATGAAAAAACATAAAACGTAATACAAGAGTGGGAGAACAGATGTTCTTACATTTGGGTCATGAatctataaaaatggattattagtcTTCCATTGTGCAAGGAGAAATTTGTAACTTCAGGTTGAACCCTTTTTTGCTACGCATAGATAATTGTTGTTGGAACTTATATTCCTCTCTTTGAGAAGCAATCAAAGAAATGTAATGTTACCCTCATTTCCACTTCAATAAATAATGTGCATAATGTGTATCTATAGTTTAATGAAAGTATTTCATCGGTTTACTGATGCGTCAAGTGACTAATCGTAGAAAGGCTTTGTTTCATTTACAGGTCATCAAAAATTTGCACATACGTACTTGGTACATGAATTGCGAAAATGTCTCCTTAGGCATGATTGGTATGGAGCATGTAAAATCCTGCTTGTGCTGGTAGATGGACCTAAATATCTTTCCACAATTATTTGGAGGGTACAGCAaagtaaaatatttctttctttaaataCTATACATTAGCATTTCTGAAACATTTACTCATCTTTCCAATTTCTTTTCCAGTCGTGCATTCTAGTTTTGAAGAACCATCCAATGTCATCATCTGACATGCTGAAAGATTTTGTCCGGTAAgttaaaacaaatataaattataaaaatagCAGTAGGCAAACAGTTACTTATACTGAATACTAGTGCAGTTAAAAGGTCGGGAACTGTACTAGTTTTCTGTTGATCTACTGATATTAGGAAGATCAGAGCTAGTGTGATTTCCTGACCTTTCAGATGTGCCTTTTTGCTAGCTATCACTCATTGTGCAAGTGAATGGTTATGTGCCTTCATTTTTCATTTACTATTGGGTGTTTCTATCCTAGAATATTCTTACCATAGAGCACCAATGTGAATAATTTGTGCAGAAGTATGTTACATTAACTACagcttcaatttcttctttttcagaatGAGTTCAGGATCTGAGGAACTGGATATGCTATACTGTTTTAAATGCTGACCAGGAGCCAAATATTTTGGTCCATATAGTGAATAGCAATAGTTTTGAATGTGTAAATGAGAAATGATGGTTGATGATGTTTTGTAACTGAGTCAGAGCAGAACTTTTGCCTGCTGTAAATACAtttctgtataaaatatttatcattttgtttgattttatcacagcaaactgatagttaagttaACAGTTCAGTATTGAGTAATAATATCTCGTAGTGCACCAAATCCCCTATGTTACTTCAGATATTGATGAAAGACATCCAACATTTGTGATACCTGTCCAGTTCCCTCCTTAATGTGTAGGGTGCACACTTCAGATGTGCATTGGTCACTGGCTGACCCCAAAGTCAAGACCCCACACGACATCACTCAAATTGTGCATTCGTTAGTGAAGAGAACACATTGTCATTGATCCCggttacatttcagatattttcttgCACTGTGATGCTGAGGGTATGTACTGTTATTTGTAATGGATGCCTCGAGGCTATTTGCTCATGCAAAAATGATTGTGTGCTGTCTGGTTCAACACGGACCTCTCAGTTGCCTCCAGAAAGGTAGCACACAGTTCTATTACATTCTCTTTGTGATACCTACAAGCTATTAATTTGTAGGGAATGTAATCCCAACTAGTTTTGATGACTGTGAACAATCACTAGAAGGCAAATCTTCAGTGTTTTGTGTCTCACGATACTGGTTTGATGTTTGAATGGCATTACCGTGATGTACTACAATTTGAGAGACAATTTCCTGTAGTGACAGTCCTTTTTGCCATAAAGAAAAAATGCATGAATGGCCCAAGCCTGAAGTGAGCCTTCAGGTGGTCTCACACGGTAATCATAAAGACTGCCTTAACAAAACGTTATGGAATATAAAAATTACAGTGCAACAGTTGTTCTGCACTATACAGGAAGAACTTTCTATTCACACTTCAGATTGTACACTgatgctttcaggctcaaccacttATCAGTCCACAGCTGCTAACTGTGTATTCCTGAACAGACATGCACTGCATTACGTACACAAGTTTAACTGCaaagaaaacagcagaaaaaaGCTTGATCTGTTAGAACAACTAGAAAAACTGCTACACAGAAAAAAGATTCCTGGAAACATGTTAAAACACTGGACGGCATCTGATTCTTGCTCCTACTGTGCGTAGAAATTCATTGTTGACATTGCACTTCCTGCCCCATTGTTAATCATGTAGACGACACAAGGAAGGGTCTCTGAATGCTGCTACCATATAGTGTTTTAATTCTGAATTATCTGGACTTCACGACAGAGCTATGTATGTTGCTGCTCTATGGTGAGTCCCACACTGCTTTCGTCTGTTACTTGTATCTTCATTGGCCCACTTCTCACACACTATGTAGGTTTGACTGGGcaaatttcaataataattttgttttcaaatctctggaactaggtctatta
This genomic interval from Schistocerca serialis cubense isolate TAMUIC-IGC-003099 chromosome 8, iqSchSeri2.2, whole genome shotgun sequence contains the following:
- the LOC126416743 gene encoding uncharacterized protein LOC126416743 isoform X1, encoding MARDRKNKVKRCKTIRLKHRNRKHYKFTSNELLAAINKAKDLIKNPPEKSKYESCKRWFMFSSLPGLKSGHQKFAHTYLVHELRKCLLRHDWYGACKILLVLVDGPKYLSTIIWRSCILVLKNHPMSSSDMLKDFVRMSSGSEELDMLYCFKC